GCGAATCGGCTGGGGAGGGTGTGGTATCCACTGTGTTTCGTGTGAGTCGACTCCCCTGCCCTGCCGCTCGCGTTCGTGGGCAGGGATCGCCCGTGGGACACCCCTCTCTCCTCCGTTTGCCTCGTTCACTCCGTCGAGAGATGGGCCTCTGGCCCAGAGAGCAGGTCATCCGGGCGACGACTGTGCCGCTGTGTTCGAACTGACGAGCCACGTATCACAACCGGCTCACCGCGTCGGCTTCGCGTAGAACAACCCTGACCCGACGAACAGCGCGCCGATGATCACGATGGCGACGCCGAACGTGCCCACGACGCCGCTGAGCACGAGTCCGAGGAGAAAGACCGCCCCGCCGACGAGCAACAGCGTTCGACGCGGGTTGTACCCACACTCGGGACACTCCCTGAGCTCCGTCGAGATTTCGGCCCGACACAGCCGACACTCCTCCCGATCTGCCATACGCGTTCCCATCCGGCGGAGAACGTGATAACCGTTGTGTCACGCGACGGCTGTCGACGCGGCCGGCCTACGAGAACAGCGGCGCGACCTCGCCGTCGACCTCGAGGGCGCCCTCGAGTTCGACCCGGTCGCCGATCGCCACCTCGCCCTCGAGGCGAGCGAGCACGCGGGCCTCGCCGAGGTCGACGACGCCGACCTGGTATGGCCCCTCGAAGCCCCGGGGGACGACGGACATCGTCGTCTCGGTGTAAACTGTCCCCGCCGTCGGGAGCGCCACCGTCTCGAGTGCCCGCGACCCACAGCGACCGCAGGCGGCTTTCGGAGCGGCGGTTTCGTGGCCACACTCGGGACAGCGCTGGCCGAGCAGTTCGCCGTCGCGCAGGGCGTCGGCCCACGTCTGGTGCGTGAGGAGCTCGTCGTCGCTCATTCTGCCACCTCCAGTACGGAAACGACCGTCGTCGCGGCGTCGCCACCGAGGTTGTGCGCGAGCGCGTGGGTTGCGTCCTCGACCTGCCGATCGCCCGCCTCGCCGCGCAGCTGTTCGGTGAGTTCGACCAGCTGGGCGACGCCCGTCGCGCCGATGGGGTGGCCCTTCGCCTTCAGCCCGCCGCTCGGGTTGACGGGGATCTCGCCGCCGAGGGCTGTCCTCCCCTCGGTGGCGGCGGTGCCGCCCTCGCCGTCCTCGACCAGTCCGAGCGCTTCGGTGGCGAGGATCTCCGCGCCGGTAAAGCAGTCGTGGAGTTCGACGACGTCGACGTCCTGGGGGCCGATGCCGGCGTCCTCGTACGCCGCCGCGGCCGCGTCACGCGCCGCCTGGGTCGCTTTCACGTCGACCTTGTCGGCGAGGGGGACGATATCGGTCGCGTGCCCGACGCCGGCGACGCCGACGGGCGTTCCGGCGAGCGACTCGGCGGCTTCCTCGCTCGCGACGACCGCCGCCGCCGCGCCGTCGGAGAACGGACAGCAGTCCATCAGTCGGAACGGATCGGCGACGACCGGTCCCTCGAGCACCTGTTCGACGGTCGTCTCGGTGCCGAACTGCGCCCGCGGGTTGTGGGTGCCGTGGCGGTGGTTCTTCACCGCGACGGCCGCCAGGTCCTCCTCGGTCGTCCCGTACTCGTGCATGTGCCGCTTCGTCAGCAGCGCGAAGACGCCGGGGAAGGTGAGCCCGGTCGGCTGTTCGTACTGACGGTGGGAGGCGGTCGCGAAGATCTCGGTCATTTCGGGCGTCTCGAGGCCCGTCGCGGGCGTACACCGTTCGACGCCGCCGACGAGGACGACGTCGTGCTGGCCGGCTTCGACCGCGCGAACGGCGTGTTTGAAGGCGTTCGAGGAGGTCGCACAGGCGTCCTCGTAGCGCTGACACGGGATGCCTGCCATCCCGACGTGCGTCGCGAGCGTCGGAGCGAGGTGGGTGTCCCGTTCGGTCTGTCCGCCCATCGCGTTGCCGAGGTAGAACGCGTCGATCTCGGGAGCAGAAACGCCCGCGTCGTCGAACGCTTCGAACGTCGCCTCCGCGAAGAGCTCCATCAGTGGTCGCTCGTGGACGCCGAAATCGGTCATTCCGACGCCAACGATCCGTGCATCTGTCATCGTCTCTCGTTCTCGCTCCGGGGTCAAATGCGTTCGCCCACGCGAGTGAACGCCGTCGCGGTTTCGACCACTGCTCGAGGCCGACGCTGTCGCCACCGTCTCGCGCTCGAGTGACCGTGATCGATCTCTGTGTGAGATACCCCTCGTCGGTTCGGTCGCACTCGAATATGTGTGAAGCATGAGTATAAGGGATATATGTTGGGTATGGCACCTTTCCCTCCCACTCAGGTCGTGAAACGGAGACCTGAACCAAAGAGCCACAAAACCGGCTGTAACTGACTTTCTCGACGATCGTATTTTTTCGAGGATCTGTGTCGGCGCGAGCGAAGACGAACGGAGATACTGTCGGAAATAGGCCCAAGGGGCCGGAAACTCTCCTATCATGTCGTCGTCTCGAGAATAAGATGCCTGGATTACATAATCTATGTATACATGATTTGGTTCTGTCTAATACGGGTGAGGTCGATCGCCTACCGTTTACCGGGGGTGCCGTCGCAGGTCGACCGCCGGGTAGCGGTCGTGCCACTCGCGTCCCTGAGTGCGCGCGGCCTCGTACACACGCTCGAGTTCCGAGACGGCGTCGCGGTGTTCGTCGACGCGCAGGTCGTGCTCGAGTCGGGCGCCGTCGGGGTCGAACACGGCGAGGGCGGCGCTCTGGGCGTGGTCACCTCGCTTGTCGCCACCGGCGTCCTCACCCGCACGCAACGCGGCGAGCAACCGGTCGGCGAGCGGACGTTCGGCGTTCGCCTCGAACGCCTCGGCTACAGCCTCGAGGACGGTTTCGTCGGCGAGCATGTTTCCAGCGACCGTGTAGCCGTCACCCTCCCGGTGACCGGCCCAGGGAACGCACTCGGCGCCGGTTACGGCGACGGTCGTTCCGCTCCCGTCGACGCCGTGGACCTGGCGCGTCTCCCGGTCGGGATCGGACTCGAGGAGCGCCTCGACGGCCTCGTCGACGGGTTCACCGACGGCGAGTCGTCGCGTCGTCCGTACCCCGAGCGGCGTGTTGGTCGTCGCCTGCGTGCAGATCGCCCCTTCGCGACAGACGAAGGGAGCGGTCGAGCCCACGGCGATGGCCTTCGTCGCGACGGTCACGCCGTGACAGCCGTCGACCGTCGCACAGATCGAGAACGTCACCGCCGGCTCGCCTCCGTTCGGGGTTCCGGCCGGCCCGTCGTCGGCTCGTTCATCTCCTCGACGGAGAGGTGACAGGCGATCTGGTGACGGCCGTCGTCGTCGACGGCCTCCGCAATCGGTTCGTCGCGTTCACACGCCTCGCCGATCTTCTTCGAGCACCGCGTGTGGAACGCACACCCCGTCGGCGGATCGATCGGACTCGGAACCACGCCCTCGAGGAGGATGCGATCGGTTCGACGTCGCGGATCCGGATCCGGAACGGCCGACAGCAGGCTCTCGGTGTAGGGGTGGTGTGGTGGGGAGAAGACGTCCTCGACGGGGCCGAACTCGGCGATCTTGCCGAGGTACATGACGGCGACGCGGTCACAGATGTGACGGACGACGCTGATGTTGTGTGAGATGAACAGATACGAGAGGCCGAACTCGTCCTGGACGTCGTCGAGCAGGTTGAGGATCTGGGCCTGGACGCTCACGTCGAGGGCGCTCACGGGTTCGTCACAGACGATGAGGTCCGGTTCGACCGCGAGCGCGTTCGCGATGGCGATCCGCTGTTGCTGGCCGCCGGAGAACTGGTGCGGATACTTATCAGCGTCGTTCGCCGACAGTCCGACGCGCTCGAGCAACTCCTCGATGCGCTCACGTTTCTCGTCTCCGGTGGCGATTCCGTGTTTCTCCATGCCGCGCCCGATGATCTGCCCGACGGTCTTGCGCGGGTTGAGTGAACTCTTCGGATCCTGGAAGATGATCTGCATCTCCTGGCGGAGACTGCGGATCTCCCGACTCCCGAGTTCGTGCAGGGGCTGGCCGTCGAAGTAGACCTCGCCGCCTGTCGGCTCGAGCAACTTGAGTACCGTCCGGGCAACGGTCGACTTTCCACAGCCGCTCTCGCCGACCAGCCCGACGGTCTCGCCGCTGTTGATGGTGAAACTCACGCCGTCGACCGCCTTGACGTATCGGCGCTCGAGCGTCGGCCGACCGCCGTCGGTCCGCGTGAGGTGCAGGTTTCCGAGCAGGCCGTCGCCCGCCGAGAAGTACTTCTCGAGGCCCTGTACCTCGAGCAGGGCTTCGGTGTGCTCTTCGCGGCGTCGGCTCCCGACGTCCGTCCCGACGGTGGGCTCTGCGAGGTCGAGCTCGTCCCGGTGGAGACACGCCGCCTGTAGTCCGTCGGGACCGCCGGCGACTCGCTCGAGGGCGGGGTCGCCGCCGGTACGACACGCCTCGGTCGCGTGCGGACAGCGAGGGGCGAAGTTGCAGCCGTCCGGGAGCGACTGCAGGTTTGGCATCGAACCCGAGAGTGCGTACAGTCGGTTTCGATCGCCGTCGACGTCCGGGATGGCGTCGATGAGCGCCCGCGTGTAGGGGTGTCTCGGCCGGTCGAAGACGTCTCCGACTCGGCCCGTTTCGACGAGGTTGCCCGCGTACATGACGCCGACGCGATCGCACGTCTGGGCGACGACGCCGAGGTTGTGCGTGATCATCAGGATGGAGACGCCACGCTCCTCGCGCAACTCGTTGAGGAGGTCGAGGATCTTCGCCTGCGTCGTCACGTCGAGTGCCGTCGTCGGCTCGTCGGCGATGATGAGATCGGGCTCACACGAGAGGCCGATCGCGATGAGCACGCGCTGGCGCATCCCGCCGGAGAACTCGTGTGGGTACTCGTCGATCCGCGTCTCGGGGTCGGGAATGCCGACTTCGGCCATCGCATCGATCGCGATCTTACGTGCCGCTGACTCGTCGACCCCCTGGTGGAGGGTGATCGTCTCGACGATCTGTTGTCCCACCGTGAGCACGGGGTTCAGCGACGTCATCGGGTCCTGCGGGATGAGCACGATCCGGTTCCCGCGAACCGATCGCATCTCGCGTTCCGTGAGCCGGAGGAGGTCCTGACCGTCGAATCGTATCGACCCGGAGACGATCTCGCCCGGCTCTCGGATGAGTCGCATGATCGACTTCGCCGTCACGCTCTTACCGGCACCCGATTCGCCAACGATGCCCATGACCTCGCCGTGACCGAGCGAGAACGACACGTTGTCGACGGCGGTGACGGTCCCGCCCTCGGTGCGAAACTGAGTTCGAAGCGATTCGACTGAAAGCAGTGGATCAGTTGGCGAGCTCATTCGATGATCTCCCCCTTGGGATCTAGGACGTCACGCAGGCCGTCACCGAGCAGGTTGAAGCCGACCACCGCGAGGCCGATGGCCAGCGCCGGGAAGAAGACGATCCACGGTGCATCGCCCATGAACGCCCACCCGGAGTTGATCATCAACCCCCACGACGGCGTCGGTGGCTGGACGCCCAGGCCGAGGAACGAGAGACTCGCCTCGAGCAACATCGTGAACGCGACGTTGATCGACCCCTGCACGAGCAGCGGCCCGACGCAGTTTGGCAGCACCTCTCTGAAGATGATGTACCGATCGCTCTCGCCGCGAGCGATCGCGGCCTCGACGTACGACTCGTTTCGAACCGAGAGTGCAGCACTGCGTGCCACCCTGGCGATGAACGGGGTGTAGACCAGCGCCAGGGCGACGATGACGTTGTTCAGACTCGGCTCCATCACGGCGACGATCGTCAGCGCCAGCAGGATGGGCGGAAACGACATCATCGCG
This portion of the Natronobeatus ordinarius genome encodes:
- a CDS encoding Zn-ribbon domain-containing OB-fold protein, which encodes MSDDELLTHQTWADALRDGELLGQRCPECGHETAAPKAACGRCGSRALETVALPTAGTVYTETTMSVVPRGFEGPYQVGVVDLGEARVLARLEGEVAIGDRVELEGALEVDGEVAPLFS
- a CDS encoding ABC transporter permease, whose product is MSTGRFELTEERKAHYGRFVRKFRRNQKAMIGLLIVLGLLLTALVAPIMVPHDPEATDIPNREQSPSLEHPMGTDDLGRDILSRVMMGAQISLYVGFTSIGAAMVMGTTIGVVAGYYQGLVDESLMRGMDAMMSFPPILLALTIVAVMEPSLNNVIVALALVYTPFIARVARSAALSVRNESYVEAAIARGESDRYIIFREVLPNCVGPLLVQGSINVAFTMLLEASLSFLGLGVQPPTPSWGLMINSGWAFMGDAPWIVFFPALAIGLAVVGFNLLGDGLRDVLDPKGEIIE
- a CDS encoding ABC transporter ATP-binding protein, with translation MSSPTDPLLSVESLRTQFRTEGGTVTAVDNVSFSLGHGEVMGIVGESGAGKSVTAKSIMRLIREPGEIVSGSIRFDGQDLLRLTEREMRSVRGNRIVLIPQDPMTSLNPVLTVGQQIVETITLHQGVDESAARKIAIDAMAEVGIPDPETRIDEYPHEFSGGMRQRVLIAIGLSCEPDLIIADEPTTALDVTTQAKILDLLNELREERGVSILMITHNLGVVAQTCDRVGVMYAGNLVETGRVGDVFDRPRHPYTRALIDAIPDVDGDRNRLYALSGSMPNLQSLPDGCNFAPRCPHATEACRTGGDPALERVAGGPDGLQAACLHRDELDLAEPTVGTDVGSRRREEHTEALLEVQGLEKYFSAGDGLLGNLHLTRTDGGRPTLERRYVKAVDGVSFTINSGETVGLVGESGCGKSTVARTVLKLLEPTGGEVYFDGQPLHELGSREIRSLRQEMQIIFQDPKSSLNPRKTVGQIIGRGMEKHGIATGDEKRERIEELLERVGLSANDADKYPHQFSGGQQQRIAIANALAVEPDLIVCDEPVSALDVSVQAQILNLLDDVQDEFGLSYLFISHNISVVRHICDRVAVMYLGKIAEFGPVEDVFSPPHHPYTESLLSAVPDPDPRRRTDRILLEGVVPSPIDPPTGCAFHTRCSKKIGEACERDEPIAEAVDDDGRHQIACHLSVEEMNEPTTGRPEPRTEASRR
- a CDS encoding DUF1028 domain-containing protein — translated: MTFSICATVDGCHGVTVATKAIAVGSTAPFVCREGAICTQATTNTPLGVRTTRRLAVGEPVDEAVEALLESDPDRETRQVHGVDGSGTTVAVTGAECVPWAGHREGDGYTVAGNMLADETVLEAVAEAFEANAERPLADRLLAALRAGEDAGGDKRGDHAQSAALAVFDPDGARLEHDLRVDEHRDAVSELERVYEAARTQGREWHDRYPAVDLRRHPR
- a CDS encoding thiolase domain-containing protein, which gives rise to MTDARIVGVGMTDFGVHERPLMELFAEATFEAFDDAGVSAPEIDAFYLGNAMGGQTERDTHLAPTLATHVGMAGIPCQRYEDACATSSNAFKHAVRAVEAGQHDVVLVGGVERCTPATGLETPEMTEIFATASHRQYEQPTGLTFPGVFALLTKRHMHEYGTTEEDLAAVAVKNHRHGTHNPRAQFGTETTVEQVLEGPVVADPFRLMDCCPFSDGAAAAVVASEEAAESLAGTPVGVAGVGHATDIVPLADKVDVKATQAARDAAAAAYEDAGIGPQDVDVVELHDCFTGAEILATEALGLVEDGEGGTAATEGRTALGGEIPVNPSGGLKAKGHPIGATGVAQLVELTEQLRGEAGDRQVEDATHALAHNLGGDAATTVVSVLEVAE